A genomic window from Archaeoglobus profundus DSM 5631 includes:
- a CDS encoding V-type ATP synthase subunit I, whose protein sequence is MLKPEKMIKVSVVGPRDYFEKVSEILYDLNALHIEDPIETEYFKLGEPFEKASGVSRRLVQLRSILSYLKLDPEKYFPKRKFRVDEIAAELDAKLEEYRNEVGAKIDKIKELQEKLKALEEELKVLEPLKTLGIPPKLLKGYKTIRPFVGFVRIDPRPKIKEITDDFLAILKDYGKEYVVAVFVKVDYAEDVFRVLQECGFREVSIPDIEDFDARINEIKSETSSIQEEIKRLESEIEETKAKEADLMLAIEEYLSMELEKSELPLRSLVSKYAFVTVGYVPAKDFEKFKSRVESETNGKVAVEVLEDKENFNPPTKLTNPAYVRDFEVLSTTYAIPKYHEIDPTWIMSIFFPLFFGLMLGDIGYGAIITAISLYLKRIFKTEGWQRLLNIGVYSGIASIIFGFIYGECFGPFVVGEGLKPHEVHWFGDLMASIYAFNHGHPIFDRVEAFGVKALLFITLVIGMFKLLWGFALGFRNVAVEHGIKEAVLEKGCWFLGVLGLSFIIFGFAYNLGIFTAPPPEGFGKLLPDNLYVFGPYTVEQGRSVPLPIPGLVKGWEAGVNIFYLAALPLLIVWFILFAKAEIPKMGAMGIIMGVELLTWFGQILSFARLLAIGLASVYFAYVFNYLTLKMAFPPGMAILPVAIIVLLLGHLINLILGILDPGLQSLRLHYVEFFTKFFEGGGVLYKPFGRIRKFLE, encoded by the coding sequence ATGCTTAAGCCCGAAAAGATGATTAAAGTTTCTGTAGTAGGTCCCAGAGATTACTTTGAAAAAGTATCCGAAATTCTCTACGATCTAAACGCCCTTCACATTGAGGATCCAATTGAAACCGAATATTTCAAGCTTGGCGAACCTTTTGAAAAAGCCAGTGGAGTTTCAAGAAGACTCGTTCAGCTTAGAAGCATACTGTCCTACCTAAAGCTTGACCCGGAGAAGTATTTCCCAAAGAGAAAATTCAGAGTTGATGAAATTGCAGCGGAGCTTGATGCGAAGCTTGAAGAATATCGAAACGAAGTCGGTGCTAAGATCGATAAGATAAAAGAACTTCAGGAGAAGCTTAAGGCTTTGGAAGAAGAGTTGAAAGTGCTTGAGCCATTGAAGACTTTGGGAATTCCGCCAAAGTTATTGAAGGGCTACAAGACAATTAGACCCTTTGTTGGATTCGTGAGGATTGATCCGAGACCTAAGATTAAGGAAATTACTGACGATTTCCTAGCCATTCTTAAAGACTACGGAAAGGAATACGTTGTTGCCGTCTTCGTTAAGGTTGATTACGCTGAAGATGTCTTCAGAGTCTTGCAGGAGTGCGGATTTAGAGAGGTATCTATTCCTGACATTGAAGACTTTGATGCAAGAATAAATGAAATAAAATCTGAGACATCTTCAATTCAGGAGGAGATAAAGAGACTTGAGTCCGAAATTGAGGAGACAAAGGCTAAGGAAGCAGATCTAATGTTGGCTATCGAAGAGTACTTGAGCATGGAGCTTGAGAAGTCTGAGCTGCCTTTAAGATCCCTCGTATCCAAGTACGCATTCGTAACGGTTGGATACGTTCCTGCAAAGGACTTTGAGAAGTTCAAGAGCAGGGTTGAAAGCGAGACCAATGGAAAGGTTGCTGTAGAAGTTTTGGAGGACAAAGAGAACTTTAACCCACCGACAAAGCTTACAAATCCAGCTTACGTAAGAGACTTCGAAGTTCTTTCAACAACGTATGCCATACCCAAGTATCATGAAATCGATCCGACGTGGATCATGTCCATATTCTTCCCGCTGTTCTTCGGTTTAATGCTCGGTGACATCGGTTACGGAGCCATAATCACGGCCATATCATTGTATCTCAAGAGGATATTCAAGACAGAGGGTTGGCAGAGGCTCCTGAACATTGGTGTGTACTCCGGTATTGCATCGATAATATTTGGATTCATCTACGGTGAATGCTTCGGACCGTTTGTAGTTGGAGAAGGTCTGAAGCCGCATGAAGTACACTGGTTCGGAGATCTAATGGCGTCCATATACGCATTCAATCACGGTCACCCCATCTTTGACAGAGTTGAAGCTTTCGGTGTGAAAGCTCTGCTGTTCATAACGCTCGTCATAGGTATGTTCAAACTGCTATGGGGATTTGCATTAGGTTTCAGAAATGTGGCTGTTGAACATGGAATTAAGGAGGCAGTGCTTGAGAAGGGATGCTGGTTCTTGGGTGTCTTAGGTTTGAGCTTCATCATATTCGGTTTCGCCTACAACTTGGGTATTTTCACCGCACCACCACCCGAAGGCTTTGGAAAGTTGTTGCCAGACAACCTGTATGTATTCGGACCTTACACGGTTGAACAGGGTAGAAGCGTTCCACTGCCGATACCCGGACTTGTAAAAGGCTGGGAGGCTGGAGTAAACATCTTCTACTTGGCAGCGCTACCCTTGCTCATAGTTTGGTTCATACTCTTCGCCAAAGCAGAGATTCCGAAGATGGGTGCGATGGGTATAATAATGGGTGTAGAGTTACTCACATGGTTCGGACAGATACTCAGCTTCGCTCGATTGCTCGCTATAGGTCTTGCATCTGTCTACTTTGCCTACGTATTCAACTACCTAACGCTAAAGATGGCGTTCCCGCCAGGAATGGCAATACTGCCAGTCGCGATAATAGTACTATTGCTCGGACACTTGATCAACCTGATACTTGGTATCCTTGACCCAGGTCTACAGTCACTTCGATTGCACTACGTTGAGTTCTTCACAAAGTTCTTCGAGGGTGGTGGTGTGTTGTACAAGCCGTTTGGTAGAATTAGGAAGTTTTTAGAGTAA
- a CDS encoding H+transporting two-sector ATPase subunit C, whose product MVEALISDEAFIKGCAAIGAGLAVGLAGIGAGAGESGIGAAAVGAIAEDRGFLGLGLLFTVIPETIVIFGLVISFILMFAYG is encoded by the coding sequence ATGGTGGAGGCTTTGATAAGTGATGAAGCGTTTATAAAGGGTTGTGCGGCGATAGGAGCTGGTTTAGCTGTAGGTTTGGCTGGTATTGGTGCTGGAGCTGGTGAGAGTGGAATTGGAGCTGCTGCGGTAGGAGCGATAGCAGAGGACAGAGGATTCCTTGGTCTGGGACTGCTGTTCACAGTTATACCAGAAACAATCGTCATCTTCGGATTGGTCATTAGCTTCATACTGATGTTCGCTTACGGCTAA
- a CDS encoding V-type ATP synthase subunit E: MALESVINEIYEKGKQEVQRIKEEAEKEAERIIAEAKAKAEEIIEKAKEDAEKEAERLRRQEISSVKLEMKREMLNKQKEILDAVFEALKQRIKEMDIETRKKIIESLLKNYAQPGMVVYSNKNDEDLVKSIIQELKLDVKYGGNIECLGGVVLESEDGEVRLNLTFDELLNNLYEQKMSEVSKILFG, encoded by the coding sequence ATGGCACTTGAAAGCGTGATTAACGAGATTTACGAAAAGGGAAAGCAGGAAGTTCAGAGAATCAAGGAGGAGGCAGAGAAGGAGGCTGAAAGGATAATTGCTGAAGCTAAAGCTAAGGCTGAGGAAATAATTGAGAAGGCTAAGGAGGATGCTGAGAAAGAAGCTGAAAGACTGAGAAGGCAAGAAATCTCAAGTGTAAAGCTTGAGATGAAGAGAGAAATGCTAAACAAGCAGAAAGAAATCTTGGATGCTGTATTTGAAGCTCTGAAGCAGAGGATTAAGGAAATGGACATCGAAACTAGAAAGAAGATAATCGAATCCCTGTTAAAGAATTATGCTCAGCCCGGAATGGTCGTATATTCCAACAAAAACGACGAAGATTTGGTAAAGTCAATAATTCAGGAGCTCAAGCTCGATGTCAAGTACGGTGGAAACATCGAGTGTTTGGGAGGTGTTGTATTAGAGAGTGAGGATGGTGAGGTCAGACTTAACTTAACCTTCGATGAGTTGTTAAACAACCTCTACGAGCAGAAGATGAGTGAAGTGTCTAAGATCCTCTTCGGGTGA
- a CDS encoding V-type ATP synthase subunit C — MFSLTGKHATWAYIVARVKVMKRNLIPSEEYKKLLNMSFDEIVRYLEETVYKKEIDELAYKYSGPRLLDYALSLNLGRTYKKIQDVSFGLAKEIITEFLKRWDVWNLLTIIKGKLAGVSPEEIEEALVPVGSYTLEFWKTLLPKDVDEIIKTFEGTPYYEHLSKIGQASLSEIEDELYKVYYRRILSMRPSELALKLFVDFIKMEVDIKNIKTVLRLKREDTPVDEIMKRIIPGGFELSEDECAKLAAMPWDELTKALEGYWFGKGIEITDKELSRVEIQFDKVWMQEVAKRASNYPLSILPVLQYMILKKIEVDNLRTLGWGKWNNVPNEEIEAQLVIL, encoded by the coding sequence ATGTTTTCGCTGACGGGAAAGCACGCTACTTGGGCGTATATAGTTGCAAGGGTAAAAGTAATGAAAAGGAACCTCATACCCAGCGAGGAGTACAAGAAACTTCTCAACATGAGCTTTGATGAGATCGTAAGGTATCTTGAAGAGACCGTCTACAAGAAGGAGATCGACGAACTTGCCTACAAGTACAGCGGACCAAGACTTCTGGATTACGCGTTGTCTTTGAACTTAGGCAGGACATACAAGAAAATTCAGGATGTCTCATTCGGCTTGGCCAAAGAGATAATAACTGAATTCCTGAAGAGATGGGATGTCTGGAATCTCTTAACAATAATAAAGGGTAAGTTGGCCGGTGTAAGCCCAGAAGAGATTGAGGAGGCGTTGGTCCCAGTCGGTAGTTACACACTCGAGTTCTGGAAGACCTTGCTTCCAAAAGATGTCGATGAGATCATTAAAACATTCGAAGGCACTCCTTACTACGAGCACCTGTCCAAGATAGGACAGGCAAGTCTTAGTGAGATTGAAGACGAGCTTTACAAAGTCTATTACCGCAGAATTCTTTCAATGAGGCCGAGTGAACTAGCTCTAAAGCTATTTGTCGACTTCATCAAGATGGAAGTTGATATAAAGAACATCAAGACAGTCCTCAGGCTTAAGAGGGAGGATACGCCAGTTGACGAGATCATGAAGAGGATTATACCTGGAGGATTCGAATTGAGTGAAGATGAATGTGCAAAGCTCGCAGCTATGCCTTGGGACGAGTTAACAAAAGCTCTCGAAGGATACTGGTTCGGTAAGGGCATTGAAATAACGGACAAAGAGCTTTCAAGAGTAGAGATACAGTTTGACAAGGTTTGGATGCAAGAAGTAGCTAAGAGGGCTAGCAACTATCCGTTATCTATATTACCTGTGCTACAGTATATGATACTGAAGAAGATTGAAGTAGATAACCTAAGAACTTTGGGATGGGGTAAGTGGAATAACGTGCCCAACGAGGAAATTGAGGCACAGCTGGTGATACTATGA
- a CDS encoding V-type ATP synthase subunit F — translation MKVAVIGDPDFTLGFRLVGIRDVYEVSSDEEIVKAVEDVLNRDDIGVVVIKYDDLKKLPYTLRREIDARVTPTFVAVGGVGAVEEIREKIRRAIGVDLWK, via the coding sequence ATGAAGGTGGCGGTAATAGGTGATCCGGATTTCACTTTAGGATTTAGGCTTGTGGGTATTAGGGATGTTTACGAGGTTAGTAGTGACGAGGAGATCGTTAAAGCTGTTGAGGATGTTTTGAATAGGGATGATATAGGTGTTGTTGTCATAAAGTATGACGATCTTAAGAAGTTGCCCTACACGTTGAGAAGGGAGATAGATGCGAGAGTCACTCCCACGTTTGTTGCTGTTGGTGGTGTTGGAGCGGTTGAGGAGATTAGGGAGAAGATAAGAAGGGCGATAGGTGTTGACCTATGGAAGTGA
- a CDS encoding ATP synthase subunit A gives MEVRTVGSVGEIYRISGPLVVAEGLKAKMYDVCKVGEEGLMGEVVGIRGDKVLIQVYEDTSGVRPGEKVVNTGMPLSVELGPGMLTTIYDGVQRPLPVLKEVSGDFIGRGIEAPGLDRKKKWHFKPTVKKGDKVNGGEIIGTVQETSMIEHRILVPPNVSGTIVEIYEGDFTVEDTIAVLDNGIELKMYHKWPVRIPRPYKEKLPPEIPLITGQRILDTFFPVAKGGTAAIPGPFGSGKTVTQHQLAKWADAQVIVYIGCGERGNEMTEVLEEFPELEDPRTGKPLMERTILIANTSNMPVAAREASVYTGITIAEYFRDMGYDVAIQADSTSRWAEAMREISGRLEEMPGEEGYPAYLASRIAEFYERAGRVKTLSGHIGSVTVVGAVSPPGGDFSEPVTQNTLRIVKVFWALDAKLAARRHFPAINWLQSYSLYADILRPWFEQNVAPDWGELRRWAMEVLQEEANLQEIVQLVGSDALPDAQRVLLEVARMIREIYLIQYAYDPVDTYCPLEKQYDMLKGIKMINDWMFQALERGKPVEEIIAVKGKEKFARVKFEKDYKPLLQEALEEIRKNLLGE, from the coding sequence ATGGAAGTGAGGACGGTAGGTTCGGTTGGAGAGATTTACAGAATCTCAGGGCCTTTAGTGGTAGCTGAAGGTTTGAAGGCAAAGATGTACGACGTCTGCAAAGTCGGTGAGGAAGGTTTGATGGGTGAGGTTGTAGGTATAAGAGGTGACAAAGTCCTAATTCAGGTTTACGAGGATACATCTGGAGTAAGACCTGGAGAGAAGGTAGTAAACACAGGAATGCCTTTGAGTGTTGAACTTGGTCCGGGAATGCTTACCACGATTTACGATGGAGTCCAGAGGCCACTGCCCGTTTTGAAAGAGGTTAGTGGTGACTTCATTGGCAGAGGAATCGAAGCTCCCGGCTTAGACAGGAAGAAGAAGTGGCACTTCAAGCCGACTGTCAAGAAGGGAGACAAGGTGAATGGTGGAGAGATAATAGGAACAGTTCAGGAGACATCGATGATCGAGCACAGAATCCTCGTTCCACCAAACGTAAGCGGTACAATAGTTGAAATCTACGAAGGTGATTTCACGGTTGAAGATACCATTGCAGTTTTGGACAACGGCATTGAGTTGAAGATGTACCACAAGTGGCCAGTTAGAATACCGAGACCTTACAAGGAGAAGCTACCGCCCGAGATTCCTCTGATCACGGGACAGAGAATCCTCGATACGTTCTTCCCGGTAGCTAAGGGTGGAACTGCTGCCATTCCCGGCCCATTCGGAAGTGGTAAGACTGTTACACAGCATCAACTTGCAAAATGGGCTGATGCACAGGTTATCGTCTACATCGGTTGCGGTGAGAGAGGAAACGAGATGACTGAAGTACTGGAAGAGTTCCCAGAGCTTGAGGACCCAAGAACTGGAAAGCCCCTGATGGAGAGAACAATCCTGATCGCAAACACTTCGAACATGCCCGTAGCTGCAAGAGAAGCTTCAGTATATACCGGTATTACCATTGCAGAGTACTTCAGAGACATGGGTTACGATGTAGCTATTCAGGCTGATTCCACATCCAGATGGGCTGAGGCGATGAGAGAGATATCCGGTAGACTTGAAGAGATGCCCGGTGAAGAAGGTTATCCAGCCTACTTAGCCTCAAGAATTGCTGAGTTCTATGAGAGAGCTGGAAGAGTTAAGACGTTGAGCGGTCACATCGGAAGTGTTACTGTCGTTGGTGCAGTTTCACCACCGGGTGGAGACTTCTCTGAGCCTGTAACACAGAACACCTTGAGAATTGTAAAGGTCTTCTGGGCGCTTGATGCTAAGCTCGCTGCAAGAAGACACTTCCCAGCCATCAACTGGCTACAGAGCTACAGCCTTTACGCTGACATACTGAGACCGTGGTTCGAGCAGAATGTAGCACCGGACTGGGGTGAACTGAGAAGGTGGGCAATGGAAGTATTGCAGGAGGAAGCTAACCTACAGGAGATCGTACAGTTGGTCGGTAGCGATGCATTGCCAGATGCTCAGAGAGTACTGCTTGAGGTTGCGAGAATGATCAGAGAAATCTACCTGATCCAGTACGCTTACGACCCAGTTGACACATACTGCCCACTCGAAAAGCAGTACGACATGCTCAAGGGTATAAAGATGATCAACGACTGGATGTTCCAGGCTCTAGAGAGAGGAAAGCCAGTTGAAGAGATAATTGCAGTGAAGGGTAAGGAGAAGTTTGCAAGAGTCAAGTTCGAGAAGGACTACAAGCCACTCCTCCAGGAAGCTTTGGAGGAGATTAGAAAGAACCTCTTGGGTGAGTGA
- a CDS encoding ATP synthase subunit B, with protein sequence MGKEYKTITDIAGPLVFLEKTEPVAYGELVTITLPDGSTRRGQVLDTAKDFVVVQVFEGTRGLDKSCSVRFTGDVVKLNCSKDMLGRILSGSGEPIDGGPKIVPEERRPIIGAAINPYARQYPREFIQTGISAIDGMNTLVRGQKLPIFSGSGLPHNDIALQIARQAKVRGQEEEFAIVFAAMGITYEEAHQFMKEFERTGALERAVVFLNLASDPAIERLITPRMALTAAEFLAYEYDYHILVILTDMTNYCEALREISAAREEVPGRRGYPGYMYTDLATIYERAGRIRGRKGTITQMPILTMPGDDITHPIPDLTGYITEGQIVLSRELHAKGIYPPIDVLPSLSRLMKEGIGPGMTREDHKEWNDQMYAAYAEGVDLRGLVAIVGEEALSERDRRYLKFADEFERRFVNQGKYEDRDIEYTLDLGWELLAILPEEELTKIRPEYIKKYHPKYRKKAATEEGEAA encoded by the coding sequence ATGGGTAAGGAGTATAAGACGATAACGGACATTGCCGGTCCTTTAGTTTTTTTGGAGAAGACTGAGCCTGTAGCTTACGGTGAATTGGTTACGATTACACTACCAGACGGATCAACGAGAAGAGGTCAGGTGCTCGATACTGCTAAGGACTTTGTAGTCGTTCAGGTTTTCGAAGGTACGAGAGGTCTAGACAAGTCGTGCAGCGTTAGGTTTACGGGAGATGTAGTTAAGCTGAACTGTTCAAAGGACATGCTCGGTAGAATCCTCAGCGGTTCTGGTGAGCCAATTGATGGAGGTCCTAAGATAGTTCCAGAGGAGAGAAGACCCATAATCGGTGCTGCTATCAACCCGTACGCAAGGCAGTATCCAAGAGAGTTCATTCAGACCGGTATATCAGCTATCGACGGAATGAACACATTGGTTAGAGGTCAGAAGTTGCCGATTTTCAGCGGTTCCGGTTTGCCACACAACGATATAGCTCTGCAGATCGCAAGACAGGCTAAGGTTAGAGGACAAGAAGAGGAGTTCGCTATAGTCTTCGCTGCTATGGGTATCACGTATGAGGAAGCTCACCAGTTCATGAAAGAATTTGAAAGGACTGGTGCTTTGGAGAGAGCTGTCGTTTTCCTGAACTTGGCTAGCGACCCAGCTATCGAGAGGTTGATTACTCCGAGAATGGCGTTAACGGCTGCAGAGTTCCTTGCCTACGAATACGACTACCACATCCTAGTTATTCTGACTGACATGACCAACTACTGTGAGGCTTTGAGGGAGATCTCGGCTGCTAGAGAAGAGGTTCCGGGTAGAAGAGGATATCCGGGTTACATGTACACTGACCTAGCTACAATCTACGAGAGAGCTGGTAGAATTAGAGGTAGGAAGGGTACAATCACGCAGATGCCAATCTTAACGATGCCCGGTGACGATATAACACATCCGATCCCGGACCTGACAGGATATATTACGGAGGGTCAGATCGTTCTGAGCAGAGAATTGCATGCTAAGGGTATCTATCCACCTATCGACGTACTTCCATCGCTCAGCAGGTTGATGAAGGAAGGTATCGGTCCAGGAATGACAAGAGAAGATCACAAGGAGTGGAACGACCAGATGTATGCAGCCTATGCAGAAGGTGTCGATCTGAGAGGTCTAGTGGCTATCGTCGGTGAAGAGGCGCTTTCAGAGAGAGACAGAAGGTACCTCAAGTTCGCTGATGAATTCGAGAGAAGATTCGTCAATCAGGGTAAGTACGAGGACAGAGACATCGAGTACACATTGGACTTAGGTTGGGAGCTCCTTGCAATTCTGCCAGAAGAAGAGCTTACTAAGATCAGACCAGAGTATATCAAGAAGTACCATCCGAAGTACAGGAAGAAGGCTGCTACTGAAGAAGGTGAAGCGGCCTAA
- a CDS encoding V-type ATP synthase subunit D — protein sequence MAIVKVQPTRMELIKLKRRIKMAKRGHDLLKKKRDGLIMEFRELLEEAKKVIGGMAEKYEKAQQKLALAIAVDGIVAVKSIALSRQCEPQFVMMKKNIMGVVVPVIKREEKIIKCAIEREYGIIGTTARIDEAVQAYEELVDAILEVAEVETTVRRLIEEIEKTKRRVNALEYRVIPTMEEAAKFISFKLEEQDRESIIRLKKLKSKKAKAKS from the coding sequence ATGGCGATTGTTAAGGTTCAGCCAACGAGAATGGAACTAATTAAGCTCAAGAGAAGGATAAAGATGGCTAAGAGAGGACACGATCTGCTTAAGAAGAAGAGAGACGGTCTTATAATGGAATTCAGAGAGCTCTTAGAAGAGGCTAAGAAGGTTATTGGTGGAATGGCCGAGAAATACGAAAAGGCTCAGCAGAAGTTGGCTTTGGCAATAGCTGTCGATGGTATCGTCGCTGTTAAGTCAATTGCACTTTCAAGACAGTGCGAACCACAATTCGTCATGATGAAGAAGAACATCATGGGTGTCGTGGTTCCGGTTATCAAAAGAGAGGAGAAAATCATCAAATGCGCTATTGAGAGAGAGTATGGTATAATCGGCACGACAGCAAGAATCGATGAAGCAGTTCAAGCTTACGAAGAGCTTGTTGATGCAATATTGGAGGTTGCCGAAGTTGAAACAACGGTAAGGAGACTCATTGAGGAAATCGAAAAGACAAAGAGAAGAGTTAACGCTCTTGAATACAGAGTAATTCCGACGATGGAAGAAGCGGCGAAGTTCATATCGTTCAAGCTTGAAGAGCAGGATAGAGAGAGCATCATTAGGTTGAAGAAGCTCAAGAGCAAGAAAGCGAAAGCTAAAAGCTAG
- a CDS encoding DUF2299 domain-containing protein, which translates to MKDVVKSWLVEEGILKAEVPDENAEWHFLVEFPPNSKQMCDVIKLKHKDIVLVVSGIVLSDDHYKALHSLPEEKKRALIHRWKIDLLFRNAEFRMIPDAENVKQIEFQVPLYLEELTKSELMKALREVFKCKLYIIWSVNYEFEKRKDLDAMYL; encoded by the coding sequence ATGAAAGATGTTGTAAAGAGTTGGCTTGTTGAGGAAGGGATACTGAAAGCTGAAGTTCCGGATGAGAATGCTGAATGGCACTTCTTAGTTGAGTTTCCTCCTAACTCGAAGCAGATGTGCGATGTGATCAAGTTAAAACATAAGGACATTGTTTTGGTCGTGAGTGGAATAGTTTTAAGTGATGATCATTACAAAGCTCTTCATTCTCTACCCGAAGAGAAGAAGAGAGCCTTGATACACAGATGGAAGATAGATTTGCTCTTCAGAAACGCTGAATTCAGAATGATTCCAGATGCTGAAAACGTTAAGCAGATTGAATTTCAAGTTCCCTTGTATTTGGAAGAACTTACGAAGTCAGAGCTAATGAAGGCCTTGAGAGAAGTTTTCAAGTGTAAGCTTTACATAATCTGGAGCGTTAACTACGAGTTCGAAAAGAGAAAAGATTTGGATGCTATGTATCTCTAG
- a CDS encoding replication protein A — MEKIESLADQIISQFKSLGYDIDRNEVVKRLKLLIHEFKVPENEAVRTVRNWIIKEYDIPREKVIAEAPLVKIKDITKPGQWVSLKAKVVQIWDSSSPSVSQVGLIGDETGIIKFVIWAKSGKREVEEGKCYLFKNVVTDSFQGRMQINVGRTSEIIEIDEDIPLPPREIEVVGALVAIQQNSGLIQRCEKCHRVMTKGICPIHGKVKGYDDLRIKGVLDDGENIYEIILNEDNIKDLTGIDLQKAKQMASERLDRNAVLSELKKMLLGRYFKVVGVRGGRYLLGRSVEKIEGVDQKEIDRLLEVLT, encoded by the coding sequence ATGGAAAAAATAGAAAGCTTGGCAGATCAGATAATATCGCAATTCAAAAGCTTAGGCTACGATATAGATAGGAATGAAGTGGTGAAGAGGCTCAAGCTACTCATCCACGAATTTAAGGTTCCTGAGAATGAGGCTGTTAGAACTGTGAGAAACTGGATAATTAAGGAGTATGATATTCCGAGAGAAAAGGTCATAGCTGAAGCACCACTCGTAAAGATAAAAGACATAACTAAGCCGGGTCAGTGGGTAAGTCTGAAAGCTAAAGTTGTCCAGATATGGGACTCCTCAAGTCCGAGTGTTTCACAAGTTGGTTTAATCGGAGATGAGACCGGTATAATTAAATTCGTCATATGGGCTAAGTCTGGTAAGAGAGAGGTTGAGGAAGGCAAGTGCTACCTTTTCAAGAACGTCGTAACGGATAGTTTTCAGGGTAGAATGCAGATAAATGTTGGTAGGACGAGTGAAATAATAGAGATTGATGAGGACATTCCTCTACCACCGAGAGAAATAGAGGTCGTTGGGGCTTTAGTTGCTATACAGCAGAACAGCGGATTGATACAGAGATGTGAAAAGTGCCATAGAGTTATGACGAAGGGTATATGCCCAATTCATGGGAAGGTTAAGGGCTACGATGATTTGAGGATAAAGGGTGTCTTGGATGATGGAGAGAACATCTATGAAATAATTCTTAATGAGGACAACATAAAGGATCTTACGGGAATAGATCTGCAGAAAGCAAAGCAGATGGCATCTGAGAGACTCGATAGGAATGCTGTCCTCTCGGAACTTAAGAAGATGTTACTCGGAAGATACTTTAAGGTTGTAGGCGTTAGAGGTGGTAGATATCTGCTCGGTAGGAGTGTCGAAAAGATTGAGGGTGTTGATCAGAAAGAAATAGACAGACTCTTGGAGGTGCTGACATGA
- a CDS encoding DUF1931 family protein yields the protein MAEMIIPYPQLKKILEDTCELDVYKAEASKMMDIVERKLADLFEVAYDKARAEGREMIMFRDLPLTKGFLNSMELFRKAIERQNVDVEPIKKFVLKGLPVDAPLQDELVDELPIITGTLFVLIGRVIKALHPDVERVKDEHIDEARRVLDYTL from the coding sequence ATGGCGGAGATGATTATTCCGTATCCGCAACTGAAGAAAATACTCGAAGATACATGTGAGCTGGATGTTTACAAGGCTGAAGCGAGTAAGATGATGGACATCGTAGAAAGGAAGCTCGCAGACCTCTTTGAAGTAGCCTACGATAAGGCTAGGGCTGAAGGTAGAGAAATGATCATGTTCAGAGATCTGCCTCTTACAAAGGGATTTCTCAACTCCATGGAATTGTTCAGAAAGGCTATAGAAAGGCAGAATGTCGATGTAGAGCCGATAAAGAAGTTCGTGCTTAAGGGATTGCCAGTCGATGCTCCTCTTCAGGATGAACTTGTCGATGAGCTACCCATAATAACAGGAACGCTATTTGTTCTTATTGGAAGAGTCATAAAAGCCCTTCATCCGGATGTAGAAAGGGTTAAGGACGAGCATATTGATGAGGCTAGGAGAGTTCTGGATTACACCCTCTGA